In a single window of the Mucilaginibacter defluvii genome:
- the hemL gene encoding glutamate-1-semialdehyde 2,1-aminomutase: protein MFDSIKKIFSDDEGKPVSTTAKPDISREKSAELYEKAKTYFPGGVNSPVRAFKSVYGTPLFIQKGDGCHVWDADGNQFIDFCCSWGPLILGHNNAKVREKVVETIQNGMSFGAPTALENELAELILKNNKYIEKIRFVSSGTEAVMSAIRLARGYTKRDKILKFEGCYHGHSDSLLVKAGSGLVTFGETSSAGVPKSFADETIVVSLNDKEALQKAFEEFKDQIAAVIIEPIPANNGLLLQHKEYLQFLREICTANGTMLIFDEVISGFRVGFEGAAGYYQIKPDIITYGKIIGGGMPVGAYGASAQIMDHISPVGSVYQAGTLSGNPVAMGAGIAQITELLRMGFYRDLNNKAQEFTEAIQRFATARNYKLKIFSIGSIFWFAFTDKDIRTAEDIDPASMEKFKKMHRELLNRGVYFGPSGYEVGFISSAHTKTDLEKAKRAIFDSLDVVFRPNN, encoded by the coding sequence ATGTTCGATTCAATAAAGAAGATATTTTCAGATGACGAGGGTAAGCCGGTGAGCACTACTGCCAAGCCGGATATAAGCAGGGAAAAATCTGCCGAATTGTATGAGAAGGCTAAAACCTACTTTCCGGGTGGGGTTAACTCGCCGGTAAGGGCGTTTAAGTCGGTTTACGGTACGCCGCTTTTTATACAAAAAGGCGATGGCTGCCATGTGTGGGATGCCGACGGTAACCAGTTTATTGATTTTTGCTGTTCATGGGGTCCGCTGATCCTTGGCCATAATAATGCCAAAGTGCGCGAAAAGGTGGTTGAAACTATCCAAAATGGTATGTCGTTTGGTGCGCCAACAGCATTGGAGAATGAGCTGGCCGAACTCATCCTGAAAAATAATAAATACATTGAAAAGATACGCTTTGTGAGCTCGGGTACCGAGGCAGTAATGTCGGCCATCAGGCTGGCAAGGGGTTATACCAAACGCGATAAGATATTAAAGTTTGAAGGCTGCTACCATGGCCACTCCGATTCGTTACTGGTTAAAGCAGGTTCAGGCCTGGTAACCTTTGGCGAAACATCATCGGCAGGCGTACCTAAATCATTCGCTGATGAAACTATAGTGGTATCATTAAATGATAAGGAAGCGCTGCAAAAAGCCTTTGAAGAATTTAAGGATCAGATAGCCGCCGTTATTATCGAGCCCATACCGGCTAACAACGGTTTGCTTTTACAGCATAAAGAGTACCTGCAATTTCTACGTGAGATATGTACCGCCAACGGTACCATGCTGATATTTGATGAGGTGATATCAGGTTTCCGTGTAGGCTTTGAGGGTGCTGCAGGTTATTACCAGATCAAGCCGGATATTATTACTTATGGTAAAATTATCGGCGGCGGTATGCCTGTGGGCGCTTACGGTGCATCGGCACAAATTATGGATCATATATCGCCGGTGGGCAGCGTTTACCAGGCAGGTACATTATCGGGCAACCCGGTAGCTATGGGCGCAGGCATTGCGCAAATTACCGAGCTGCTACGCATGGGCTTTTACCGTGATCTGAACAACAAAGCGCAAGAGTTTACCGAGGCGATACAGCGCTTTGCAACAGCCCGTAATTATAAATTAAAAATATTCAGCATAGGCTCCATATTCTGGTTCGCGTTTACGGATAAGGATATCCGCACGGCGGAAGATATTGACCCGGCAAGTATGGAGAAATTCAAAAAAATGCACCGCGAACTGTTGAACCGGGGTGTTTATTTTGGTCCTTCGGGCTACGAAGTAGGTTTTATTTCATCAGCCCATACCAAAACTGATCTCGAAAAAGCTAAACGTGCTATATTTGATAGTCTGGATGTAGTGTTCAGGCCTAATAATTAA